Proteins found in one Deinococcus sp. YIM 134068 genomic segment:
- a CDS encoding HU family DNA-binding protein, with product MTKKATKAPARKSAPKKAEVAEVETSAPADTAADTGGRAGKVAKGQLVEGVADRAGLTKKQSEAVVNAAMEAMVDAIKGGKSVGLPGLGTLSVKATAARTGVKPGTSEKIQIPAGKKVSFKVATTLKGSL from the coding sequence ATGACCAAAAAAGCAACGAAGGCCCCCGCCCGCAAGTCCGCGCCCAAGAAGGCCGAGGTCGCCGAGGTGGAGACGAGCGCCCCGGCGGACACCGCCGCCGACACGGGTGGCCGGGCGGGCAAGGTCGCCAAAGGGCAGCTCGTCGAGGGCGTCGCCGACCGCGCGGGCCTGACGAAGAAGCAGAGCGAGGCCGTCGTCAACGCCGCGATGGAGGCGATGGTGGACGCCATCAAGGGGGGCAAGAGCGTGGGCCTGCCCGGTCTCGGAACCCTCAGCGTCAAGGCCACCGCCGCCCGTACGGGCGTCAAACCCGGCACGAGCGAGAAGATTCAGATTCCGGCGGGCAAGAAGGTCAGCTTCAAGGTGGCGACGACCTTGAAGGGGTCGCTCTAA